The DNA window CTCTCTTCCTTAACACTAAAAAAAACTAGTATTTTGGCCCACAcaatcaccaccaccaccaccgaaATCCTCTATAAAATCTTCCTTCCTTTTGTTACTGTTTCAAATTCATTTTCCTCTTCAAAAATTTGACACACCATGGATAATGGCATAAGGACAATGGATTCAACTTCAGAAGTTCAATCCCTCCTCCAAAACCAACCGCCATTGACTCGGCGCCGTAAGCCAAAGAAATCAAAAACCAAACGTGCGGCCAAGAAAACTTTCAAAGCATCAGACGAATTATCAAACCTACTCCCAACAGGCACCATCCTCTTCTTCCAAACCTTAGCTCCCGTCATAACCCAGCAAGGGAAATACCTCACCGCCGCCTTTCTCTCCCTATGCACCGCCTCAATCTTCTTCACCTCCTTCACTGACAGCTTCATTGACAGCAAAGGAAAAGTCCGGTACGGGGTGGCGACATTCCGGGGGATTTGGGTCATTGACAGTTCGGAGGAATGCGGTGGATTATCGAAGGAGGAGGCGGCCAAGTATAAGGTGGGATATATAGACTTCTTCCATGCGTGTTTGTCTGTTCTTGTGTTTGTAGGGGTTACTCTGTTTGATAAGGATGTGATTAACTGTTTCTTTTCAGAGGCATCGAAGACAATCGAAGAAATCCTTTTGATAATTCCAATTGTGATAACGGTTGTTTGTAGTGTGCTTTTTGTTTTGTTCCCCACCAAACGCCATGGAATTGGACATCCTCTCTCCGAGCCCGCCGCGGCAGCAGCGTAGTTATGGTTGGAAAATCTctttaattttaagtttgttttattttgttaaaataaaagacTAGTGACCTTATTTTAGGTGGATTAGTGGCTTCATGTTATTTGCTGCTGTTATTAATTTGCTGAAGTTCAAGTTGTTGactatttaaaatctttttaacTCTTAATGAAGTTAGTTCTAAGTTATTTTggttttgatatataaatttttaagtttaatatattttagctTATAAATGGTTTGAGAGCCCTAAAACTaatatcaagagagagataaacATTTGTAAGGAGAGGCTAAAAACTAGAGAGTTAGCAACGagcaacaaaattaaaaaaaaaaatatagatttgaGAATAatcaagatatatatataaaaaaaaaacacccaCTAAGATAGTCTAATGATAAAAGTCAACTTAAATACCAAAATGTCATGGGTTCAATTTTATCTGAAAACACTTTGAATTTAAGTGAAGAAATATGACTTTGGAGTGTTTAGTTCTCTTTtaattctcaaaataaaaatataaaaaaaaatgagtaagaagaatgaaaaaatgtaaataacatATACACGAAAACTCAAACCGAAAGAAAACTAcgaaaatatgattttttttaactatgttAAGAGTTACAACTTagattgagaaaaataataactaattttgtATGTACAATACACCTTAACCATTCTGAGTAATTTTTCAAACTAATAGCACAAACGTCGATACATAAAACTAATTTTGTAAGTGTACGTCTTAAAAATTGACTATTTTCATAAATGGATTTTTATCGATGGTTAAGGTTCTATTCCTTACCTTTCACTAAATCTAAAAGTGGTAAGTTTGACTCGAgtgcatttaaaataaattgtcaatTTATATGTTAAGTCTTGTAAGTTATCGTCCTCTCAAATCTCGTAAAACGATACGAGAAACAACTTACACAGAAATCTTATTATTTAAGAATGAGGTAATAACCAAAAATAGGACTAGCAAAGGTAGATATAACTTTGGCTCGTTTGGAGTTCTcatctaattttctttttacgaaatccaaacaaaaaaaatatattgcgagtacaaacacattttaaagattatattttattgtggTGATTAATGACACCTGAAAAAAGGCCTCGACAAAGTGTCACAGTACTATCCGCCCAAACAAACTGTCTTTACTTTAAATGAGTGatatttttagaagaaaaataatatgatattttacaCTTTTGTTCATAAACTCTTCTTGTACCTGcatctaaattataataatattctaatCATGCACCTAGTTTCTCTGACAATCAATTCATAGTTATGCTCCTGggtataataatgaaaataaaggaAGCCTTGTTCgtattgggttatttaaaacttatatgaataaaaaaaattgttgataaGTTTGAGGAGgtaatagttatttattttttaaagatataaagggtattaatatatataaataaaataaaaaataataacttaaaatagagagtattttaattaatgatttgagtgatgtAATAGATAAGAGGtgagtgaaataatatttgattttatttgagttatttaaaatattcaaaccgAATAAGGCCGAAATAATATAAACACTTGTATAGAAGAGATAACTCAAAAGGATAcctgaaataaataaaactctaggttaaatttaaaataatctatttctgatgatttatttgtaaaataattatttttatgaattttttcattttttttaaaatcaaaaccagctaaaaagaataaaaaatgtcaaatcaaACAGATCATTAGGCTAGCTTGTAAAACTCAGTTATAAGGACGGGTCTCGGTCGTGCCATGAATAGGAGATGATCGGTCATATGTTGTGTAGAGGAGTGGTAAGAGCTACAGTTGGATGCTAGGCTAGACGAAAGCGAGTCCTCATTCCAAAATTGTGCCAAGCACTAGTTTCTCGGTCATAAACCAGGTCACGCAACTTTTTAGTGCACGGTCGAAAAACTAGCTAGGCAAAAGGAATTTCTTGGTCGATTCTGGAGGCAGGCTCTAGTTCCTCAATTAGAAACCAGATCAACCTGCAACTTACGAGTTGAACTACATCTTTCGTGTTTTCGGATCTCGATTCACCTGTGTAGTTAGGGAATCAACTA is part of the Impatiens glandulifera chromosome 1, dImpGla2.1, whole genome shotgun sequence genome and encodes:
- the LOC124934098 gene encoding protein DMP7-like yields the protein MDNGIRTMDSTSEVQSLLQNQPPLTRRRKPKKSKTKRAAKKTFKASDELSNLLPTGTILFFQTLAPVITQQGKYLTAAFLSLCTASIFFTSFTDSFIDSKGKVRYGVATFRGIWVIDSSEECGGLSKEEAAKYKVGYIDFFHACLSVLVFVGVTLFDKDVINCFFSEASKTIEEILLIIPIVITVVCSVLFVLFPTKRHGIGHPLSEPAAAAA